A genomic window from Betaproteobacteria bacterium includes:
- a CDS encoding ammonium transporter, which produces MKPLLPLLVLCALFAFVTSSFSEEPAKSPAAAEGSPAGTTTAAAPAIPPPPAPTAPTMVEVAKINSGDTAWMLASTALVLLMTIPGLALFYGGMVRKKNVLATVMQSFAITCLVTVLWMIIGYSLAFTPGGTAFLGGLDRFLLGGMAFVNGSRVSVSHLALTIPESVYMCFQMTFAIITPALIAGAFADRMKFSAMLWFMGLWSILVYAPIAHWVWEPSGWLASRGVLDFAGGTVVHINAGIAGLAAALVMGKRMGYGKEAMQPHNLVLTLAGASLLWVGWFGFNAGSAVAADGRAGMAMAVTQIATAAAALAWMFVEWLVKGKPSVLGIASGAVAGLVAITPASGFVAPVGALVIGVAAGILCFWGSTSLKKMMGYDDSLDAFGVHGVGGITGALLTGVFAIKDIGGTAGLLEGNGYQVIVQLIGVVSTLVYGFVVSFLILKGLDLAIGLRVAEEEEQQGLDVSLHGESVV; this is translated from the coding sequence ATGAAACCATTACTGCCTTTGCTAGTCCTGTGTGCACTCTTTGCGTTTGTGACGTCAAGCTTTTCCGAGGAGCCGGCGAAATCGCCTGCCGCCGCCGAAGGCAGTCCAGCGGGGACCACAACCGCGGCTGCACCAGCTATACCCCCACCCCCGGCTCCGACCGCACCGACGATGGTGGAAGTCGCCAAGATCAATTCCGGCGATACCGCGTGGATGCTTGCGTCGACTGCACTGGTCTTGCTGATGACAATCCCGGGTCTGGCACTGTTCTACGGCGGCATGGTGCGCAAGAAAAACGTGCTCGCCACGGTAATGCAGAGCTTTGCCATTACCTGCCTGGTCACGGTGCTGTGGATGATCATCGGATACAGCCTGGCGTTCACTCCAGGAGGCACTGCATTTCTCGGCGGTCTCGATCGCTTTTTGTTAGGCGGCATGGCTTTCGTCAACGGCTCCAGGGTGAGTGTGTCGCACCTCGCGCTCACGATTCCGGAGTCGGTATACATGTGCTTCCAGATGACCTTCGCGATCATCACCCCGGCGCTGATTGCCGGAGCCTTCGCCGACCGCATGAAATTTTCGGCGATGCTGTGGTTTATGGGGCTATGGTCGATTCTGGTCTATGCGCCGATCGCGCACTGGGTATGGGAGCCAAGTGGCTGGCTAGCCAGTCGCGGCGTGCTCGATTTTGCCGGCGGCACGGTTGTGCACATCAATGCGGGAATTGCCGGTCTGGCCGCAGCGCTGGTGATGGGTAAACGCATGGGTTATGGCAAAGAGGCAATGCAGCCGCACAACCTGGTGCTGACGCTGGCGGGGGCCTCGCTGCTCTGGGTCGGATGGTTCGGTTTCAATGCGGGGTCTGCTGTGGCCGCGGATGGACGGGCGGGGATGGCGATGGCAGTGACACAAATCGCGACCGCCGCAGCAGCGCTCGCGTGGATGTTTGTCGAATGGCTGGTTAAGGGCAAACCGAGCGTGCTTGGGATCGCCTCAGGTGCGGTTGCCGGACTGGTGGCGATCACGCCGGCATCCGGGTTTGTAGCACCGGTCGGTGCATTGGTGATCGGAGTTGCCGCAGGTATCCTGTGCTTCTGGGGCTCGACGTCCTTGAAGAAGATGATGGGCTACGACGACTCGCTGGACGCCTTCGGCGTGCACGGGGTCGGTGGCATTACCGGTGCGCTGTTAACGGGCGTGTTTGCGATCAAGGACATTGGGGGTACGGCGGGATTGCTGGAAGGCAATGGCTATCAGGTAATAGTTCAGCTCATCGGAGTGGTCTCGACCCTGGTGTACGGGTTCGTGGTGAGCTTCTTGATCCTGAAGGGGCTCGATCTTGCGATCGGGCTGCGGGTTGCGGAAGAGGAGGAGCAGCAAGGCTTGGATGTCAGCCTGCATGGAGAAAGCGTGGTCTAA
- the glnK gene encoding P-II family nitrogen regulator: MKLVTAIIKPHKLDDVREALSATGVQGLTVSEVKGFGRQKGHTELYRGAEYQIDFLPKVKIEVAIMDDLLDKVIEAISKAANTGKIGDGKIFVVDLEQVVRVRTGETGDAAL; the protein is encoded by the coding sequence ATGAAGCTGGTGACCGCAATTATCAAGCCACACAAACTCGACGACGTACGCGAAGCACTCTCCGCCACCGGGGTCCAGGGGCTCACGGTGAGTGAGGTGAAGGGCTTCGGCCGACAGAAGGGCCACACCGAACTCTACCGGGGCGCGGAGTACCAGATCGATTTTCTGCCCAAGGTGAAGATCGAAGTGGCGATCATGGACGACCTGCTCGACAAGGTGATCGAGGCGATATCAAAAGCGGCGAATACGGGCAAGATCGGTGACGGCAAGATTTTCGTGGTCGATCTTGAGCAGGTGGTTCGTGTGCGAACCGGCGAAACGGGCGACGCTGCGCTTTAG
- the pgsA gene encoding CDP-diacylglycerol--glycerol-3-phosphate 3-phosphatidyltransferase encodes MPFNLPNLITWLRILMIPLLVGVFYMPHGWIADHDKNLVATFIFSLAAITDWLDGYLARTLNQTSSFGAFLDPVADKLMVATALIVLVWLGRVEGFIAVIIIGREIAISALREWMARIGRSKSVAVSFLGKIKTVSQMAAIILLLYHDPLFVLSGYTLGNFLIYVAAILTLWSMAYYLKMALPELTKEE; translated from the coding sequence ATGCCGTTCAATTTACCGAATCTCATTACCTGGCTGCGCATCCTGATGATCCCGCTGCTGGTCGGCGTGTTTTACATGCCGCACGGTTGGATCGCCGATCACGACAAGAACCTGGTAGCCACCTTTATCTTCAGTCTTGCGGCGATTACCGACTGGCTCGACGGTTACCTTGCGCGGACGCTGAACCAGACATCGTCTTTCGGCGCATTCCTGGATCCGGTCGCCGACAAGCTCATGGTTGCCACCGCACTGATCGTGCTGGTCTGGCTCGGCCGGGTGGAGGGTTTCATTGCGGTCATCATCATCGGCAGGGAAATTGCGATCTCCGCACTGCGCGAATGGATGGCGCGCATCGGCCGCAGCAAAAGTGTGGCGGTTTCATTTCTGGGAAAAATAAAAACCGTGTCACAGATGGCGGCAATAATTCTGTTGCTTTATCACGATCCGCTATTCGTACTGAGCGGCTATACGCTCGGCAATTTCCTGATCTATGTCGCGGCTATCCTGACACTGTGGTCGATGGCTTATTATCTGAAAATGGCGCTTCCGGAGCTGACGAAGGAAGAGTAG
- a CDS encoding formate dehydrogenase subunit gamma — MNPKTQVQRYSDSERVNHWIVAIAFILAGLSGLSMFHPALFWLSNLFGGGPWTRILHPFIGVVMFAAFLSMMLRFWNYNKIEDRDWRWLKQWRDVVNNREDKLPEVGRYNAGQKVLFWLMVICTVTLFVTGVLFWRPWFADYFPITLVRLATLLHSAAATVLIIGIIVHIYAAIWIKGSIRAMMRGTVSAKWAAKHHRAWLREKTKQG, encoded by the coding sequence ATGAATCCTAAGACACAAGTCCAACGGTACTCCGACAGTGAAAGAGTCAATCATTGGATCGTCGCCATCGCCTTCATCCTGGCGGGACTGTCCGGGCTGTCGATGTTTCACCCGGCACTGTTCTGGCTCAGCAATCTGTTCGGCGGAGGCCCGTGGACGCGCATCCTGCACCCGTTCATCGGCGTGGTGATGTTCGCCGCATTCCTCTCAATGATGTTGCGCTTCTGGAACTACAACAAGATCGAGGACCGCGACTGGCGGTGGTTGAAACAATGGCGCGACGTCGTCAATAACCGGGAGGACAAGCTGCCCGAAGTCGGGCGCTACAACGCCGGCCAGAAGGTGTTGTTCTGGCTGATGGTGATCTGCACGGTCACGTTGTTCGTCACCGGCGTGCTGTTCTGGCGGCCGTGGTTCGCCGACTATTTCCCGATCACGCTTGTGCGCCTGGCGACGCTGCTGCACTCGGCTGCGGCAACGGTGCTGATCATCGGCATCATCGTCCATATCTATGCCGCGATCTGGATCAAGGGTTCGATTCGCGCCATGATGCGCGGTACCGTGTCCGCCAAGTGGGCGGCGAAGCACCACCGGGCGTGGTTGCGGGAGAAGACCAAGCAGGGCTAG
- the fdxH gene encoding formate dehydrogenase subunit beta, translating to MQSLDLKQRSATTTPSPSVRSTVEVAKLIDISKCIGCKACQVACGEWNDVRDAVGHNVGVYDNPADLSADTWTVMRFTEYEEENGKLEWLIRKDGCMHCADPGCLKACPAPGAIVQYSNGIVDFIEEHCIGCGSCVTGCPFNIPRISKQDNKAYKCTLCSDRVGVGLEPACVKTCPTGAITFGSKEDMIEQADERIVDLKERGYQNAGLYDPQGVGGTHVMYVLKHADKPEIYHGLPADPHISPMVGLWKGALKPLALLVMGVTALAGFFHYVKVGPNDADAEDESAETPAKH from the coding sequence CTGCAATCGCTTGACCTCAAGCAGCGCTCCGCCACGACAACACCTTCGCCTTCGGTCCGCAGCACCGTCGAAGTCGCCAAGCTGATCGACATCTCGAAATGCATCGGCTGCAAGGCGTGCCAGGTGGCATGCGGCGAGTGGAACGATGTCCGCGACGCGGTCGGCCATAACGTCGGCGTCTACGACAACCCCGCCGACTTGTCGGCCGATACGTGGACCGTGATGCGCTTTACCGAGTATGAGGAGGAAAATGGCAAGCTGGAGTGGTTGATCCGCAAAGACGGCTGCATGCACTGCGCCGACCCGGGGTGCCTCAAGGCCTGCCCGGCCCCCGGTGCAATCGTGCAGTATTCGAACGGCATCGTCGACTTTATCGAGGAACATTGCATCGGCTGCGGCTCTTGCGTGACCGGCTGCCCGTTCAATATCCCGCGAATCTCCAAGCAGGACAACAAGGCGTACAAGTGCACGTTGTGCTCCGACCGCGTCGGCGTGGGCCTCGAGCCGGCGTGCGTCAAGACCTGCCCGACCGGCGCGATCACCTTCGGCAGCAAGGAGGACATGATCGAGCAAGCCGATGAGCGGATTGTCGATCTGAAAGAGCGCGGCTACCAGAATGCGGGCCTGTATGACCCGCAAGGCGTGGGGGGCACGCACGTCATGTACGTGTTGAAGCACGCCGACAAGCCCGAGATCTACCACGGGCTTCCCGCAGACCCGCACATCAGTCCGATGGTCGGCCTCTGGAAGGGCGCACTGAAGCCGCTTGCGCTACTGGTCATGGGCGTCACGGCGCTCGCCGGGTTCTTCCACTACGTCAAGGTCGGACCGAACGACGCGGACGCGGAGGACGAGAGCGCCGAAACGCCGGCTAAGCATTAG
- the fdnG gene encoding formate dehydrogenase-N subunit alpha has product MDVNRRQFFKACAAGLGGSSLALLGFSPQPVLAETRNFKLARTTETRNTCPYCAVGCGIIMYSLGDKAKNAKSEIIHIEGDPDHPVNRGTLCPKGAGLLDFVHSPNRLQYPEYRAAGSNDWKRMSWDEALDKIAGLMKADRDANFVAKTDDGLIVNRWLTTGMLAASASSNESGYLTQKVMRSMGALVFDNQARVUHGPTVASLAPTFGRGAMTNHWVDIKNADIVLIMGGNAAEAHPCGFKWVTEAKAHNKAKLIVVDPRFTRSAAMADYYAPIRVGTDIAFLGGVINYLLSSDKIQKEYVKAYTNASFVLNEKYGFADGLFSGYSDVKRSYDPATWVYDKDKAGFAVVDETLQNPRCVFQVMKAHYSRYTPEMVSKICGTPKEAFLKICEMIGSTAAPDRAMTILYALGWTQHSTGSQMIRTAAIMQLLLGNIGISGGGMNALRGHSNIQGLTDLGLLSSALPGYFGLPRQREQSFEDYVKARALKPLRPNQMSYWQNFPKFYVSLMKAWYGNAATKDNNWAFEYLPKLDREYDILQAFELMGQGKIHGYICQGFNPVGSFPNKAKIVGALSKLKFLVIIDPLATETSEFWKNYGPYNDVDPAKIPTEVFRLPSTCFAEEEGSLTNSGRWLQWHWKGADPPGEARGDPEIIAGLFTRIRAMYAKDGGAFPDPIVNLTWAYKIPAVPAPEEIAMEYNGKALADLTDPKDATKVLVKAGDQIPSFAFLRDDGTTSCGCWIYSGAWTQAGNQMARRDNSDPYGIGQTLNWAWAWPVNRRILYNRASSDPSGKPWDLKRKLVFWNGKAWGGADTPDMRPDAAPDENVGPFIMTAEGVAKLFTPVGLVDGPLPEHYEPFESPISVNPMHPQSPNVRANPAARVFKNDLEAFGTPKEFPYAATTYRLTEHFHYWTKHVESNAITQPQQFVEIGEDLAKEKGIKDGDKVKVRSNRGQIETVAVVTKRIKALECNGQKVHTVGIPNHWGFKGVAKMGYLANTLTPFVGDANTQTPEFKAFIVTIDKA; this is encoded by the coding sequence ATGGACGTGAACCGTCGGCAGTTTTTCAAGGCCTGCGCGGCCGGACTCGGTGGCTCGAGCCTTGCGCTGCTCGGCTTTTCTCCACAACCGGTGCTGGCTGAAACGCGTAACTTCAAGCTGGCCCGCACCACCGAGACACGCAACACGTGCCCTTACTGCGCCGTTGGCTGCGGCATCATCATGTACAGCCTCGGCGATAAGGCAAAGAACGCCAAGTCGGAAATCATTCACATCGAAGGCGACCCGGATCATCCGGTAAACCGCGGCACCCTCTGTCCCAAAGGCGCCGGGCTTCTCGATTTCGTTCACAGCCCGAATCGCCTCCAATATCCCGAGTATCGCGCCGCCGGCTCGAACGACTGGAAACGTATGTCGTGGGACGAGGCGCTCGACAAAATCGCCGGGCTGATGAAGGCCGACCGCGATGCGAACTTCGTCGCCAAGACGGACGACGGTCTCATCGTCAATCGCTGGCTCACCACCGGCATGTTGGCGGCATCGGCCTCCAGCAACGAATCCGGCTACCTCACTCAAAAGGTGATGCGTAGCATGGGAGCACTCGTATTCGATAATCAAGCTCGCGTCTGACACGGCCCGACGGTGGCCAGTCTGGCCCCGACGTTTGGCCGCGGTGCGATGACCAACCACTGGGTTGACATCAAAAACGCCGACATCGTGCTGATCATGGGTGGCAACGCCGCGGAGGCCCACCCGTGCGGATTCAAGTGGGTCACCGAAGCCAAGGCGCATAACAAGGCCAAGCTGATCGTCGTCGATCCACGCTTCACCCGCTCGGCCGCGATGGCCGATTACTACGCGCCGATTCGCGTGGGAACCGACATCGCATTTCTCGGCGGCGTCATCAACTATCTGCTCTCCAGCGACAAGATACAGAAGGAGTACGTCAAGGCGTACACCAACGCGTCGTTTGTCTTGAATGAGAAATACGGCTTCGCAGACGGACTCTTCAGCGGCTACAGCGACGTCAAGCGAAGCTACGATCCTGCGACGTGGGTTTACGATAAGGACAAGGCCGGCTTCGCGGTCGTCGACGAAACTCTGCAAAATCCACGCTGCGTGTTCCAGGTAATGAAAGCACACTACTCGCGCTACACGCCCGAGATGGTGTCGAAGATCTGCGGCACCCCGAAGGAAGCGTTCCTCAAGATCTGCGAAATGATCGGCTCGACCGCGGCGCCGGACCGGGCGATGACCATCCTGTACGCGCTGGGCTGGACGCAGCACTCGACGGGCTCGCAGATGATCCGCACCGCGGCGATAATGCAACTGCTGCTCGGCAACATCGGCATATCGGGCGGTGGTATGAACGCCCTGCGCGGCCACAGCAACATCCAGGGGCTCACGGATTTGGGGTTGCTCTCCAGCGCGCTGCCGGGTTACTTCGGCCTGCCCAGGCAGAGGGAGCAGTCCTTCGAGGATTATGTGAAGGCGCGGGCGCTCAAGCCGCTGCGGCCGAACCAGATGAGCTACTGGCAGAACTTCCCCAAGTTCTATGTAAGCCTCATGAAGGCCTGGTACGGCAATGCCGCGACCAAGGACAACAACTGGGCGTTCGAGTATCTGCCGAAGCTCGACAGGGAATACGACATCCTGCAAGCGTTCGAGTTGATGGGACAGGGCAAGATCCACGGCTATATCTGCCAGGGCTTCAACCCAGTCGGCTCGTTCCCGAACAAGGCGAAGATCGTCGGCGCGCTATCGAAGCTCAAGTTCCTGGTGATTATTGATCCATTGGCAACCGAGACCTCGGAATTCTGGAAGAACTACGGGCCTTATAACGACGTCGATCCGGCCAAAATTCCGACCGAAGTGTTCCGTCTGCCGTCTACGTGCTTCGCCGAGGAGGAGGGCTCGCTGACCAATTCCGGTCGCTGGCTGCAATGGCATTGGAAGGGCGCCGATCCTCCGGGCGAGGCCAGGGGTGACCCCGAAATCATCGCCGGGCTGTTCACGCGGATCCGCGCCATGTATGCCAAGGACGGGGGCGCCTTTCCGGACCCGATCGTCAACCTGACCTGGGCCTACAAGATTCCTGCGGTGCCCGCACCGGAGGAGATCGCCATGGAGTACAACGGCAAGGCGCTCGCCGACCTGACTGATCCGAAGGACGCGACCAAGGTGCTGGTCAAGGCTGGCGATCAGATTCCGAGCTTCGCGTTTCTGCGCGATGACGGGACGACCTCCTGCGGCTGCTGGATCTACTCCGGCGCGTGGACGCAAGCCGGCAACCAGATGGCGCGCCGTGACAACAGTGATCCCTACGGTATCGGCCAGACGCTGAACTGGGCTTGGGCGTGGCCCGTCAATCGGCGAATCTTGTACAACCGCGCTTCCAGCGACCCGTCGGGCAAGCCATGGGACCTCAAACGCAAATTGGTATTCTGGAACGGCAAGGCTTGGGGCGGTGCCGACACGCCGGATATGCGTCCCGATGCCGCACCGGACGAAAACGTCGGGCCGTTCATCATGACCGCCGAAGGTGTCGCCAAGCTGTTCACACCGGTCGGCCTGGTGGACGGGCCGCTCCCCGAGCACTACGAGCCATTCGAATCGCCCATCTCGGTGAACCCGATGCATCCGCAAAGCCCGAACGTTCGGGCGAATCCGGCGGCACGGGTGTTCAAGAACGACCTGGAGGCTTTCGGCACGCCGAAGGAATTCCCCTACGCGGCCACGACGTATCGTCTCACTGAGCACTTTCACTACTGGACCAAGCACGTCGAATCGAATGCCATCACGCAACCGCAACAGTTTGTGGAGATCGGCGAAGACTTGGCCAAGGAAAAAGGCATCAAGGACGGCGACAAGGTCAAGGTGCGATCGAACCGCGGGCAGATCGAGACCGTTGCCGTGGTGACCAAGCGGATCAAGGCGCTGGAGTGCAACGGACAGAAGGTGCACACCGTCGGCATTCCGAACCACTGGGGCTTCAAGGGCGTGGCGAAGATGGGCTATCTCGCCAACACCCTGACGCCGTTTGTGGGCGACGCGAACACGCAGACGCCCGAATTCAAGGCGTTCATCGTGACCATCGACAAAGCGTAG